One segment of Vibrio mimicus DNA contains the following:
- the pqqE gene encoding pyrroloquinoline quinone biosynthesis protein PqqE — protein MKNIGSNPVKPPFWLLLELTYQCPLHCAYCSNPLELEGEQELSTEEWFEVMTQARQLGAVQLGLSGGEPLMRKDLEQIVAKAHQLGFYTNLITSAIGLTEKRLQALKAAGLDHIQISFQAADPELNDAIAGKRHAFEQKYRLAKTVKAAGFPMVMNAVITKQNIGDIEALMQLACDIQADYVELATSQYYGWALLNRQALLPSQQQIENAEQQVNAFRDRLPSGSPKFILVTPDYYEKRPKPCMSGWGSLFACINPYGLALPCHSAAVLPITFPNVRTHNFKQIWYESDAFNRFRGNEWMQEPCRSCPEKEQDFAGCRCQAMLLTGDATNADPVCEHSPHHHVIEQARQEAQVGCHSELVVRSMRTDRLIVQSRL, from the coding sequence ATGAAAAACATTGGCTCAAATCCTGTTAAACCACCATTTTGGTTGCTGTTGGAACTCACTTATCAATGTCCACTGCATTGCGCTTACTGCTCAAATCCGCTTGAGCTAGAAGGCGAGCAAGAGCTCAGTACCGAAGAGTGGTTTGAGGTCATGACTCAAGCACGCCAACTTGGAGCGGTGCAACTGGGCTTATCTGGCGGCGAGCCTTTAATGCGCAAAGATTTAGAGCAAATCGTAGCTAAAGCACACCAGTTGGGCTTTTACACTAACCTCATTACTTCTGCGATTGGCCTCACCGAAAAACGGTTACAAGCATTGAAAGCAGCAGGATTAGATCACATTCAGATCAGTTTTCAGGCCGCCGATCCCGAGTTAAATGATGCGATTGCCGGAAAACGCCACGCTTTTGAGCAAAAATACCGCCTAGCCAAAACCGTCAAAGCGGCAGGATTTCCTATGGTGATGAACGCCGTGATCACCAAGCAGAATATTGGTGACATTGAAGCTTTAATGCAGCTCGCTTGCGATATTCAGGCCGATTACGTTGAACTGGCAACTTCGCAATATTATGGCTGGGCACTGCTCAATCGACAGGCTCTGCTGCCTTCACAACAACAAATCGAGAATGCCGAGCAGCAAGTGAATGCCTTTCGCGATCGGCTTCCAAGCGGCTCTCCTAAGTTTATCTTGGTCACTCCTGATTATTATGAAAAGCGTCCGAAGCCTTGCATGAGTGGTTGGGGCAGCTTATTTGCGTGCATTAATCCTTACGGGCTTGCGCTGCCCTGCCACAGCGCTGCGGTTTTGCCGATCACCTTTCCGAACGTACGAACTCACAACTTTAAACAGATTTGGTATGAGTCAGATGCCTTTAACCGCTTTCGCGGTAATGAGTGGATGCAAGAGCCGTGTCGAAGCTGCCCTGAAAAAGAGCAAGATTTTGCAGGATGTCGCTGCCAAGCCATGCTCTTGACGGGGGATGCAACCAACGCCGATCCTGTCTGTGAACACTCGCCGCATCATCATGTGATTGAGCAAGCGAGACAAGAAGCGCAAGTTGGTTGCCATTCAGAGCTGGTAGTGAGGAGTATGCGTACAGACAGGCTGATTGTGCAAAGCCGCCTTTGA
- the pqqD gene encoding pyrroloquinoline quinone biosynthesis peptide chaperone PqqD, with amino-acid sequence MSLSTHTRLTLNPLFRMQYEQAQGCHVLLYPEGMVSLSDSAAEILTCFAHEKRLADVIVLIESRYPGIALQEDIIEFVEIAYEKHWLKSC; translated from the coding sequence ATGAGCTTATCCACCCATACTCGCCTTACGCTCAATCCGCTATTTCGTATGCAGTATGAACAAGCGCAAGGTTGCCATGTTCTGCTCTACCCTGAAGGAATGGTGTCCCTTAGCGATAGCGCCGCAGAAATTCTTACCTGTTTTGCGCACGAAAAACGGCTCGCCGATGTGATCGTCTTGATTGAAAGTCGCTATCCAGGCATTGCTCTCCAAGAAGACATTATTGAATTTGTCGAGATTGCTTATGAAAAACATTGGCTCAAATCCTGTTAA
- the pqqC gene encoding pyrroloquinoline-quinone synthase PqqC, with protein MQAMDRDTFKATLFAKGALYHIHHPFHIAMYQGRCTVQQIRAWVANRYYYQISIPIKDANVLANCRDPQIRRQWIQRILDHDGHSSLAEVGGIEAWLVLADAVGLNRDEVLDERWVLPGVRFAVDAYVQFARNHSWQEAACSSLTELFAPHIHQSRLESWPEHYPWIKHSGLIYFQQRLSQARRDVEHGLEVTLSHFTSNEMQQHALNILQFKLDVLWSLLDAISMAYEFDRPPYQGLTDDPTPWHKGLNINGGLK; from the coding sequence ATGCAAGCGATGGATAGAGACACCTTCAAAGCTACGCTGTTTGCCAAAGGCGCGCTGTACCATATTCACCACCCTTTCCACATTGCAATGTATCAGGGACGCTGCACCGTGCAGCAGATCCGCGCTTGGGTCGCCAATCGCTACTACTACCAAATTTCCATCCCTATCAAAGATGCGAATGTGCTCGCCAATTGCCGCGATCCACAAATCCGTAGGCAATGGATTCAACGTATTTTGGATCACGATGGGCACAGTTCACTGGCTGAAGTCGGAGGCATTGAGGCTTGGCTAGTGCTTGCTGATGCCGTAGGCCTTAACCGTGATGAGGTGTTAGATGAACGTTGGGTACTCCCAGGAGTCCGTTTCGCCGTGGATGCTTATGTCCAATTTGCACGCAACCACAGTTGGCAAGAGGCCGCTTGTTCGTCTCTCACTGAGTTGTTTGCGCCGCACATTCATCAATCTCGGCTAGAAAGCTGGCCGGAACATTATCCCTGGATCAAACATTCAGGCTTGATCTATTTTCAACAACGTCTTTCACAAGCTCGTCGAGACGTTGAACACGGCCTTGAGGTGACATTGTCACACTTCACTAGCAATGAGATGCAGCAACACGCGCTCAACATCCTGCAATTCAAGCTGGATGTGCTTTGGTCTTTACTCGATGCAATCAGCATGGCGTATGAATTTGATCGCCCCCCTTATCAAGGTTTAACCGATGATCCCACCCCTTGGCATAAAGGGTTAAATATAAATGGGGGTTTAAAATGA
- the pqqB gene encoding pyrroloquinoline quinone biosynthesis protein PqqB, whose protein sequence is MQVIILGSGAGGGFPQWNCQCSQCAAMRCGDFPSTPRTQSSIAVSDDGKRWVIINASPDIRQQINQTPAFYTPVENTPVDKSDPTLFSALSTLRQTRIRAVILTDAQIDHTTGLLTLREGLPLPLYCTEAVKMSLTEEFPLLPIFEHWNGGYQCHTISNEWRIDAIPTLRFIPIPIRSNAPPYSRFRHQPRPMETIALHIIDEKTGGQLLYAPGMEAANSEIERVMHKVDCALIDGTLWDDDEMIHLGLGTLRGRDMGHLHLNGHDGTMAWLKPFTKPRKILVHINNTNPILNQHSAERALLEHAGIEVGFDGMTLNL, encoded by the coding sequence ATGCAGGTAATTATCCTTGGCTCTGGTGCCGGAGGCGGGTTTCCACAGTGGAACTGCCAGTGCTCTCAATGCGCGGCGATGCGGTGTGGAGATTTTCCATCCACTCCGAGAACCCAATCTTCAATCGCGGTGAGTGATGATGGCAAACGCTGGGTGATCATTAATGCTTCGCCCGATATTCGCCAGCAAATCAACCAGACACCCGCTTTCTATACTCCCGTAGAGAATACTCCCGTTGATAAGTCGGATCCCACTCTCTTTAGCGCCTTAAGTACACTGCGCCAAACCCGCATTCGTGCAGTGATCTTGACTGATGCGCAAATTGATCACACCACAGGGCTACTCACCTTGCGCGAAGGGCTACCCCTGCCGCTGTATTGCACCGAGGCGGTGAAAATGTCGCTCACCGAAGAGTTTCCCTTACTGCCGATTTTTGAACACTGGAATGGGGGTTACCAATGCCACACCATTAGCAATGAATGGCGGATTGATGCAATACCAACACTGCGTTTTATTCCTATCCCGATACGCTCTAACGCACCACCTTACTCGCGATTTCGCCATCAACCTCGCCCGATGGAAACGATCGCGCTGCACATCATTGATGAGAAAACCGGCGGCCAGCTGCTCTATGCGCCGGGCATGGAAGCTGCAAACTCCGAAATTGAACGCGTGATGCACAAGGTCGATTGCGCACTAATTGATGGCACACTGTGGGATGACGATGAGATGATCCACCTCGGTCTTGGCACATTACGTGGTCGCGATATGGGTCATCTGCACCTTAATGGTCACGATGGCACAATGGCGTGGCTTAAACCGTTTACCAAGCCCAGAAAAATCCTCGTACACATAAACAACACCAACCCGATTCTCAATCAACACAGTGCTGAGCGGGCATTATTAGAACACGCTGGCATTGAGGTCGGCTTCGATGGAATGACACTGAACTTATAG